Within the Rickettsia rickettsii genome, the region TTAAGCTCCTCTTCAATTGATATAATCGGTCTAGTGCGATCTTCAGTAATAGCCGATTTTGTGTTAATCTTAAGTCTTTTAATTTTATACTCTAATCCTTTACTTTCAACAAAATCGAGCAAATAAAGCCTCTCTGTATCACTAATTGCCAGCATAGAACCAAGAGGCGTATCTAACCAAGCGGATTTTAAACTCATTATTTTACCCTAAATATGATTTCTTAATATTATAATATTGATTTTTTATTTAACAATTTTATATTTTTAAAACTAACAATTTATAGGTAATCACTATGATAAAAGCTCATGTTTTTAAATATTCGCAGGTAATTTTAACCAAGAGGGAACTCGCTATAATAACATTTAGCAAATACAGCGGACTAAGTATACCGGATATTGCTACTATGGCAAAAGAAGAAGAAAAACTAACGGAATAATAGATCAGTATAAAACCGGTAAAATAACTACCGCAAAATTTCGTAAGAAAATGAATGAGCTTATACAAGAAAAAAACGGTAATCCTATACGAGATAATGAGGTATTTGATAAAGGCTGGAATGCTATGTGCACAATAGAACCTGAAAAGCTAACAGAGATATATAACTTACAACACAGACACATAAATATCCACATTATAGGCAATACAAACGAATTACAGTATAATTATATTCAATAAAAAATAGAAAAGGCCCCAAATCAACCCACCATTTCTTATACACTTTCATACAAACTTGGTAACTCAGGTGAGAGAGAATTAAAACATTATACAAAACATTTTTTAGCAGCTCGCGATTATGAACCGGTATGGCATATGGAAGCTCAAAATGACTATGACCAAAACACTTTAGACATATTAGGAAAATATTACGATAATACGACTAAAGATATTATAAATATTGATAGCTTAAAAATTCTATAATAGCGCATTATGCAATAATTCGCTATTTGCGTTATTTAAGCCAAATCATTTAGCTTCATGATCTTTAGCAAAATCAATTAGGCTTTCCACAACATCACTTAAATCTTCATTATTAAAGTCAATCCTCATTTCTTTTTTAACAACATCAACAAAATAATCATCAAGTGAATTTTGCATTTAAAATGGAAGTGTTTTTTGTCCAATGAACAATTATTTCCTGCTTAATGATGTCATAGGTATCAAGAGCAATTTGCATGGCATTTTCACGCTGATTTTGATCTTTTCGATTCTGTAAAAAGCTATTATTGTTTTGTTAGTGCCGAGTTCACTTGGCACATCATTTTTAAATTCAGCTCTTATTTTTTAACTCTATTTAAAAGATCACTCTACGATAAACGTTTATTATGATGCTGTATTATTGTGTTATTTATTAAGGGTAGAAAATTTTTGATAAAAGGCAGGATCGATATTGATATAATCCTTAATAGTATCTTGTATTTGATTAGCCATATCCATGACCGAATGTGAACCGCTTCAGTTTTAGTAATATGACCGGCAATAACATACTCATCAAGCAACTTCATGACTTGAGCGGTATATATTTTTTATCCGGTTTTTCTTTATAACGCTTTTCCACTCTCTCTTTGAGCTTATTAAATTCTATTCATATTGTAAATTAACTTGTTCTTTTTCTTCATAAGATTTATAAGAATTAGAAGCTATAGACATCAGATTTTTCAATTTATTCAACAAGAAATAAAACTTATTGCGTATAACTTTATCGGCTAAATGCTGTTCGAGCTGTTCAGAATCCAAATCGTTAGGCACTTTATAAAAATATTTTTAATTTCTTGTAGTAACGGAAAAAATGCTTTCAATGTATCATATACAAAAAATATAGCATCTTCTAAATCTTCTCTATCAAAATTGTTTAAACCATAATTTTCATAAAATTGATGTGCTTGTTTTAATTGATTCGATAACCCTACATAGTCAATTATGTAACCATATTCTTTAGTTTTCCATATTATGTCCTTATTTTTTTATTAATTTATAAAAAATAAGTCGTACTTAATAATTTATTATTCTCTTCACTGCTATAATTACTGAGTTCTAGCAAAGCTTCGTATATTTCTTTCTCAAGTAAATAGTCACCTCAACTTTTGAGTATGTAGATTATTATTTTTGCCTAGATTCTGCTGTTGTAAATACTTCCCATAACCAATAATAGTAGGTACAGAATATTTTTTTAGCAAGACATGGAGCGAAAATTAAAACAAAAGGAACATTCAAAGTTTTTACTAAATTTCAAAAAGCCTTGAAACCCTTATCGGAAGTGGTGGAGGCAAAGGGAATCGAACCCTTGACCCTCTGCGTGCAAAGCAGATGCTCTACCCCTGAGCTATGCCCCCGATTATTTATTAGCGAGGTTTTTGGAAGTGAAAATATTAAGATAAGCTTTTAACTAATCCCCAAGGTAATGGCTGACCATTGCTCCCTACGACTAAATCTCCGGAAGATTCATATTCGGCAGCTAGAAAAGACTTTTGAGCAGCAATAAGCTTGACCGGTTTGATTTTCTGACCGTTATGAAAATATTCTTTAGCCTGTTCCCTAGAAGTCGGGTTATTTTTGGAAGCTGTTTTTGCTTTAGACATATACTATTAACTTTTTCTTAAACTTGTGAAGAATATAAAACTTTTTCCTAAACTTGTCAATAACTACCGTGTCGATAAATAGACATTACCTAGAAAAAGTTGATAATTTGAAAAGTTGACGTCATTACGAGGAAAATTACAAAGTAATTGACGAAGCAAGCTAGTAAAATGCGTAGCATTTTTATTATTTTTCTGGATTGCCACTCTCCTTACAGTCGCTCGCAATGACGATTTGGTATCCATGCAACAGGAACCTACAGCCGCTTACAATGACGGGGTATCAACGATTTCTAGGCAATGCCTATAAATATGTTAAGATATCTCAAAATATCATTATTCTTCCGTTATTACTTCACTTTCACCGACAAATGCTCTATTGTACATTCTACTTTTGCGTTGATATCAGCACCATATGATACTAACAGCTTATATATTTCATCATCCTTAATATCTTTAGAAGTACATCGAACATTTTTAGCAACCGCATGCAAAGGTATTCCTCCGGATTTTCTTTGATCCACCTCAGCTCCGTTCTTAAGTAATAGTTTTGCTACATTAAAGTGCTTACTGCTGCATATAAAGGTGATCCTAGCCAAGCTCCTCGTTCCCGTTTACTGCAACGCCTTTTGATATTAGATATTCTGCTACAATTTCTGTGACGTGCAGCTGAATTTCAAGGAGTATTCTTCAAAATATCACTACACATATTAACATTTGCTTTTTTTTCTTCAACTAACCATTTAGCCAACTTTTAGTGCATTATTTGTAGATACCGAAAATAGTTCAGTAGTAGATACTGCACGTAATTCATTTAAACTCCTTACTAGGCCCACTTTATCAAGAGAAAAATAGACTCTTTTAAAACATTTTCAAAGCTACATTGTTTTACATAATGTTCTATATCTTGCACTACTACTCTATTTGACTTTAGCAACAGAGTTAAATTACTATTTAATAGTTCTTTTATCATATTCTACTTATTTATACTTTGTATTTCTTAAAGGTGATAAAGATCTCATTGTCATTCCTGCAAAAGGCTTGCTTGGATACCCAAATCGTCATTGCGAGCAGCCGTAGGCTGCGTGGCAATCTTATGAAATAATAACAAACTCCTGAGATTGCTTAGTCAATGGCTATGCAATTTCCTCGCAATGACGATTAGGAAGTCACGCAGACAATACTGAGAACTCCTACTTATTAATCCTTGCCGTATGGTAACCGTTAGGTAGATAACGCACCCAATCACCTCTTGCAAAAGAGCCAAAGATAATCATAGCGATTTTATCTTGTGCACTATCTAGAATTTGCTACACTATAAAATTAAGCCTAGCTTGGATTTTTAGAGAACGCTGATGTAAAGTGATATTCATTATAATACCCTACAATTTTTAAAAAGGTTTTATTGTCTTAAGAATTAATGGCTTGTTTTATGTCATTCCCGCGAAGGCGGGAATCCAGAAAGTATAAAAATCTCGAAGAATTTTTACTTTTTCTAAAAATGTAAAGAAATTGTAAGAAATAGCTATAACCTTTTGATTTTTTCGAGTTTTGCTGGATTCCCGCCTGCGCGGGAATGACATAGAGTAAAAATCGTAGGGTATTATAGGTGTTCATCTATTCATTTGCACCATGACAATATTTATATTTCTTGCCTGAACCGCACGGACATAGCTCATTACGAGATACCCTACCCCAACTAGTAGGATCATCAGGGTTTCTATCTTTTGGATCAATGCGTGATACGACTGGTTTAAGGTCAGTCTCAAGGCTACTTCCTGCGTTATATTTACTAAATGCCGGATCTTCCCGACTCTCACACATATTTTTCTGAAGTTTTTTATACTCAAGCGAAACATCTTCTTTTTGAACATTTTTTAAGTCAATATGGAAATGGTATACGGTTTGAATAAATAATTCTTTTAAATTATTAAGCATCTGCTCGAATAAGTTAAATGCTTCTCTTTTATACTCACTAAGAGGATCTTTTTGGCCATAAGCTCGAAGAGATATGCCTTGTCTTAAATGATCTAAGCTATATAAATGATCTTTCCAAACTTGATCAAGGGTAGTTAATAAAATATATTTCACGGCATTATGCATTAACTCGCTACTATAGGCTTCTTCTTTTGACTTATATATATCATGAGCCATTTGTATAACGGTCTTCGTGATTTCTTCTTCCGTTACATCATTTTTACTTACTACATTATGATCAAATTTTATAGAAAAAACACGATGTAATTCTACGCTTAAATTCTCTATATCCCAATCTTCTCTATAAGAGCCTACCGGCATGAAAGTTAATACTATCTTTTTGGCGAGTTCCTCAGTAGTACTATTTAAGAAACCGTGACTATCTTTAGATTTAATAATTTCAGTACGTTGCTCGTATATTATCTTACGTTGGTCATTCATTACATCATCAAAACGTAATAAATTTTTACGCATTTCGTAGTTATGTCCTTCCACTTTTTGCTGCGCTTTCTCAAGTGAACGACTAATCATTGGATGGTGGATAGCCTCTCCGTCTTTCAATCCAAGTGTTCTAAGGACTCCTGATATACGATCTGATGCA harbors:
- a CDS encoding ankyrin repeat domain-containing protein is translated as MARITFICSSKHFNVAKLLLKNGAEVDQRKSGGIPLHAVAKNVRCTSKDIKDDEIYKLLVSYGADINAKVECTIEHLSVKVK